A window from Tachyglossus aculeatus isolate mTacAcu1 unplaced genomic scaffold, mTacAcu1.pri scaffold_127_arrow_ctg1, whole genome shotgun sequence encodes these proteins:
- the LOC119922847 gene encoding olfactory receptor 14A16-like encodes MKMGNTAKVREFLLLGFSEVRELQLVHAALFLLVYLAALTGNLLIVTVTALDWCFHTPMYFFFRNLSIFDLCLISGIVPKSIHNSLTDHREISFPDYISQVFLVVTPGCVEVVQLTEMSYDRYAAICLPLRYEVIMDRGACGKMTAASWLSGGLFRVMYTAGTLTLSFCGSNLIQQFFCDIPSLLKISCSETHVVIDVTVATAFILAFIFCIFIIISYVHIFLAVLRMPATEGWAKAFSTCMPHLIVVTIFLSTGAIVYLKPVSDSPSTLDLLMSVLYTVVTPGLNPLIYSLRNRDMKAALGRVLRGHPFLQNKDPPFLT; translated from the coding sequence atgaaaatgggaaacaccgccaaggtgagagaattcctcttgttgggattctcagaggtccgggagctgcagctggtccatgctgcgctgttcctcctggtctacctggcggccttgacggggaatcttctcattgtcactgtcaccgccctcgactggtgcttccacacccctatgtacttcttcttcaggaacctATCCAtcttcgacctctgcctcatctccggcatcgtccccaaatccatccacaactctctgacagACCACAGAGAAATCTCTTTCCCGGATTAcatctctcaagtcttcttagtTGTCACCCCTGGGTGTGTCGAAGTGGTCCAGCTCACGGAGATGTCCTATGACCgttacgctgccatctgcctccccctgcgctacgaggtcatcatggaccgaggtgCCTGTGGGAAGATGACCGCTGCTTCATGGCTAAGTGGGGGCCTGTTCAGGGTGATGTACACAGCCGGGACATtaacactgagcttctgtggctctaacctgatccagcaatttttctgcgacatcccttccttactgaagatctcctgttccgaaACGCATGTTGTCATCGATGTCACCGTGGCCACTGCATTTATCTTGGCTTTCATATTctgcattttcatcatcatctcgtacgtgcacatcttcctggccgtgctgaggatgccggccaccgagggttgggccaaagccttctccacctgcatgcCTCACCTCATCgttgtcaccatcttcctctcgactggagccATTGTCTACCTCAAAcctgtgtcagactccccctcgaccctggacctgcttaTGTCCGTATTATACACTGTGGTGACCCCCGGCcttaaccccctcatctacagcctgaggaaccgagacatgaaggcGGCCCTAGGGAGGGTCCTGCGGGGGCACCCATTCCTCCAGAATAAAGATCCCCCCTTTTTGACCTGA